In a genomic window of Leisingera caerulea DSM 24564:
- a CDS encoding 3-hydroxybutyrate dehydrogenase, translated as MSLQGKTAVVTGSNSGIGLGVAREMARAGANVVLNSFTDREEDHALAAELAREFSVKAQYIQADMSKGADCRALVEKAGACDILINNAGIQHVSPIDEFPQDKWDAIIAINMTSNFHTMAAALPGMRAAGWGRIVNIASAHGLTASPYKSAYVAAKHGVVGMTKTVALETAEEPITCNAICPGYVLTPLVEAQIPDTMEKYNMGREEVIKKVMLERQPSREFATVEQLGGTAVFLCSDAAAQITGTAISVDGGWTAL; from the coding sequence ATGTCCTTGCAAGGGAAGACTGCCGTCGTCACCGGATCGAATTCAGGCATTGGCCTGGGGGTTGCACGCGAAATGGCGCGGGCAGGGGCCAACGTGGTGCTGAATTCCTTCACCGACCGGGAGGAGGACCACGCGCTGGCAGCAGAGCTGGCCCGTGAATTCAGCGTCAAGGCTCAGTACATTCAGGCCGACATGTCCAAGGGCGCCGACTGCCGGGCGCTGGTTGAAAAGGCCGGCGCCTGCGATATCCTGATCAACAACGCAGGCATCCAGCATGTCTCGCCGATTGATGAGTTCCCGCAGGACAAGTGGGACGCGATCATCGCCATCAACATGACCTCGAACTTCCACACCATGGCCGCAGCCCTGCCCGGGATGCGGGCGGCAGGCTGGGGGCGGATCGTCAATATCGCCTCGGCGCACGGGCTGACCGCCTCTCCCTATAAATCGGCCTATGTGGCGGCCAAGCATGGCGTGGTGGGCATGACCAAGACCGTGGCGCTGGAAACCGCGGAGGAGCCGATCACCTGCAACGCGATCTGTCCGGGTTATGTGCTGACGCCGCTGGTGGAGGCGCAGATCCCCGACACCATGGAGAAATACAACATGGGCCGGGAAGAGGTGATCAAGAAGGTGATGCTGGAGCGCCAGCCGAGCCGCGAGTTTGCCACCGTGGAGCAGTTGGGCGGCACCGCTGTGTTCCTGTGCTCGGACGCGGCGGCGCAGATCACCGGCACCGCGATCAGCGTCGACGGCGGCTGGACCGCGCTGTAA